One Chitinispirillum alkaliphilum genomic window carries:
- a CDS encoding Phenylalanyl-tRNA synthetase beta chain, whose product MKIVYSWLKDFVDVSASPNEVAEALTRAGIEVDSVTPITIPQGVKVARVLSVSRHPNADKLSLCLVDAGEEKQYQIVCGAPNVKEGMLGALATEGTNLGDFTIKKTKIRGIESNGMLCSEEELSLADESEGIISLPEHYQVGDELSKYIEDDALIEIEITPDRGDCLSIRGVAREVAASFGLQVKNTAKKPKEDTTVNIGSAISVQIEDPSKNPRYMGRLVRDVTIAPSPDWMQRRLTQAGIRPINNIVDVTNYILIEYGQPMHAFDYNKIEDQKITITTAGSSTAFTTLDGIERQLLDSDLLICDGKRPVALAGIMGGAGSEISADTRNVFLECAFFDPVGVRKTSKRLGLSTDSSYRFERGVDPDQGLVDALDTAAALIQEISGGKVDSGKIDIYPQPLKQKQIAIRPKRAKQILGVEISADQIISYFTSLQFSCSKQDDSILCTIPLFRHDIVEEIDLIEEVGRLYGYDNIPVSETAPVSLLKEESVIESKRDMARFALSYHGFNEIITNSMISEKKNALTAPDMRPVKLLNPLNPEMSQLRTSMVASLVETVAYNLNRKNQNNCLFEIGKVYQAEENPASLPVERDILAVVIEGNFWKQSWNNTPRPCDFFILKGILEAFAAHCRIGALSFQKAESPVKIYGENASFISADFKISGSAGKVSKEICSFFDIKSSLFYAELDITEWLRAKAHLTCYKPLPKYPSLQRDFSFVMPEELSSSVVEEEIRSVSPLVEDVTPFDLFRGEKLGEDRKSVTFSVSFRSPEKTLTDKEVERICKKIISNMKMKYGATLRI is encoded by the coding sequence ATGAAAATAGTATACAGTTGGCTTAAAGATTTTGTCGATGTAAGCGCTTCTCCCAACGAAGTGGCTGAGGCTCTTACCCGTGCAGGAATCGAAGTAGATTCAGTTACACCAATCACTATACCCCAAGGGGTAAAGGTAGCAAGGGTCCTCTCTGTATCTCGACATCCAAACGCCGATAAGCTCTCATTATGCCTTGTCGATGCCGGAGAAGAAAAACAGTATCAGATCGTATGCGGAGCTCCCAACGTTAAAGAGGGTATGTTGGGCGCACTGGCTACCGAAGGAACAAATCTGGGTGATTTCACAATCAAGAAAACAAAAATCCGGGGAATTGAATCAAACGGAATGCTTTGCTCTGAAGAGGAGTTGAGCCTTGCAGACGAAAGCGAAGGGATCATCTCTTTGCCTGAGCATTATCAGGTTGGCGATGAGCTTTCAAAATATATTGAAGATGATGCGTTGATAGAAATCGAGATCACCCCAGACCGGGGAGATTGCCTGAGTATAAGGGGTGTGGCACGGGAAGTAGCAGCATCATTTGGTTTACAGGTAAAAAACACGGCAAAAAAACCCAAAGAGGATACTACCGTTAACATAGGTTCGGCAATTTCGGTTCAAATTGAAGATCCTTCCAAAAACCCCAGATACATGGGACGACTTGTAAGGGATGTGACAATTGCTCCTTCACCCGACTGGATGCAGCGCAGACTCACACAGGCTGGAATCAGGCCGATAAACAACATCGTTGATGTAACCAATTACATTTTGATTGAATACGGGCAGCCTATGCATGCCTTTGATTACAATAAAATTGAAGATCAGAAAATTACAATCACAACAGCAGGTTCAAGCACTGCTTTCACCACACTCGATGGCATAGAGAGACAGCTTCTTGACAGTGATCTTCTTATCTGTGATGGCAAAAGACCTGTCGCCCTTGCCGGAATCATGGGTGGAGCCGGTTCTGAGATAAGTGCCGATACACGAAATGTGTTCCTTGAGTGTGCTTTTTTTGATCCTGTGGGAGTCAGAAAAACTTCAAAACGTCTGGGACTCTCAACGGATTCCTCCTATCGTTTCGAACGGGGTGTTGATCCTGACCAGGGTCTTGTTGATGCGCTTGACACGGCTGCTGCACTGATTCAGGAAATTTCCGGAGGAAAGGTTGATTCAGGAAAAATCGATATCTACCCTCAGCCACTGAAGCAAAAACAGATCGCAATCAGGCCAAAGAGAGCAAAACAGATCCTTGGTGTTGAGATCTCGGCCGATCAGATAATCTCCTATTTCACATCCCTGCAGTTCAGTTGCTCAAAGCAGGATGATTCCATTCTCTGTACCATTCCCCTTTTCAGGCATGATATAGTTGAAGAGATCGATTTGATTGAAGAAGTTGGCCGGTTGTATGGTTATGATAATATACCGGTTTCTGAAACTGCACCAGTTTCCCTTCTAAAGGAAGAATCTGTAATAGAATCCAAACGGGATATGGCGCGTTTTGCATTAAGCTATCACGGGTTTAATGAGATTATCACTAACAGTATGATCAGCGAAAAGAAAAATGCTCTTACTGCACCTGATATGCGCCCTGTGAAACTGCTAAACCCACTGAATCCGGAAATGTCTCAGCTGCGCACCTCTATGGTGGCAAGTTTGGTTGAAACGGTTGCTTACAACCTGAACAGAAAAAACCAAAACAACTGCCTTTTCGAAATCGGTAAGGTATATCAAGCAGAAGAAAACCCTGCATCACTACCTGTTGAACGGGACATTTTGGCTGTGGTTATTGAGGGCAATTTCTGGAAACAATCATGGAACAACACTCCCCGCCCCTGTGATTTTTTCATTTTGAAGGGAATACTTGAAGCTTTTGCAGCTCATTGCAGAATAGGCGCTCTTAGCTTTCAAAAGGCTGAATCACCGGTGAAAATTTATGGAGAAAATGCATCATTCATTTCAGCAGACTTTAAAATAAGTGGTTCTGCAGGGAAAGTTTCCAAGGAAATTTGCAGTTTTTTCGATATAAAATCGTCGCTTTTCTATGCTGAGCTTGATATAACAGAATGGCTCAGAGCCAAAGCGCATCTGACCTGCTATAAGCCCCTGCCTAAATACCCTTCACTTCAGCGGGATTTCAGCTTTGTGATGCCCGAGGAACTTTCCTCTTCTGTTGTTGAGGAAGAGATACGTTCGGTTTCTCCTCTGGTTGAGGATGTTACACCTTTTGATCTGTTCCGGGGTGAAAAACTCGGCGAGGACCGCAAAAGCGTAACATTTTCAGTTAGTTTTCGTTCACCAGAGAAAACTCTCACAGATAAGGAAGTGGAGCGGATATGCAAAAAGATCATCTCCAATATGAAGATGAAATATGGGGCAACTCTAAGAATTTAA
- a CDS encoding Phenylalanyl-tRNA synthetase alpha chain, protein MSQEINLNTPQSLDTLRENALQDLQAVKDDAAAENFRIKYLGKKGILRQLLKSLGSMAPEERKLMGAKANQLRAEIETKFDEAPWQSKTETTADKSFDPGLPGFPFHHGSLHPLMQIRDEIRDIFLSMGFSISYGPEVETDYYNFEALNTPPHHPARDMQDTFYVNESVLLRTHTSPVQIRVMEQQSPPIRSIMPGRVYRNEEISSRSYCLFHQVEGLYVDKDVSFADLKGTLLAFSKRFFDEKTEIKIRPSFFPFTEPSVEIDVKCFLCKGKGCSICKQSGWLEVLGAGMVHPNVFKSVGIDPEKYTGFAFGMGIERIALLKFGIDDIRLFFENDVRFLQQF, encoded by the coding sequence ATGAGCCAGGAGATAAATCTGAATACACCGCAATCACTTGATACATTACGGGAGAACGCTCTTCAGGACCTTCAAGCAGTAAAGGATGATGCTGCAGCTGAAAACTTCAGGATCAAATATCTGGGCAAAAAAGGTATTTTGAGACAGCTCCTCAAATCTCTTGGCAGCATGGCTCCTGAAGAACGCAAGCTCATGGGCGCTAAAGCCAATCAGTTACGAGCGGAAATCGAAACCAAATTCGATGAGGCCCCATGGCAGAGCAAAACTGAAACCACCGCAGATAAATCCTTTGATCCGGGACTGCCCGGATTCCCGTTTCATCATGGCAGTCTCCATCCATTGATGCAGATAAGGGATGAGATAAGGGATATTTTTCTCAGTATGGGATTCTCTATCTCTTATGGACCGGAGGTGGAGACCGATTACTATAACTTCGAAGCACTCAACACTCCCCCGCATCACCCCGCACGGGACATGCAGGATACGTTCTATGTAAATGAATCAGTTTTGCTCAGAACACATACTTCACCTGTTCAAATCAGGGTTATGGAGCAGCAGAGCCCTCCTATTCGCTCCATTATGCCCGGCAGAGTGTACAGAAACGAAGAGATCAGCTCACGCAGTTATTGCCTGTTTCATCAGGTCGAGGGGCTCTATGTAGACAAGGATGTAAGTTTCGCTGATCTTAAAGGTACTCTTCTGGCTTTCTCAAAAAGATTTTTCGACGAGAAAACAGAGATCAAAATCCGCCCCAGCTTTTTCCCCTTTACAGAACCAAGCGTCGAAATTGACGTAAAGTGCTTCCTGTGCAAGGGAAAGGGCTGCAGTATCTGTAAACAAAGCGGATGGCTTGAGGTGCTTGGCGCCGGAATGGTGCATCCCAATGTTTTCAAAAGTGTAGGGATCGACCCTGAAAAATACACAGGATTCGCTTTCGGTATGGGAATAGAGCGCATAGCACTGCTTAAATTCGGTATTGATGATATCCGCCTGTTTTTCGAAAATGATGTGAGATTTCTTCAGCAATTCTGA